GGCTCCCAATTTCCGAGCGGGTATTCGGCAAGCTCCATTAGGGAGATGGACGGCTCGATATCCGCGCCCGAAGTCAATGTTATATGGAGTGAATCGCCCGGTTGCGGATTTTCCGGCGAAATAGCGCGCTCCCATGAGAAAAGTTCATTCATCTCCCGGCCATATTGAAGGTTCAGGGCGTAAGATCCCTTCCATCCGGCAGGGCAAACCTTGGCGTAGTAGGTTTGTTCGCCGTTGGCATAAAAGAGGATTCGCGACGCCATCGGGGGATAGAGTCGCGGAGAGACGCGCATGATTTCCTGATTGGGATCGTCCGGACCGCACAAAGTGATTTCAGGTCCGGCGTTCAATTCCTGAGAAAGGCCGTTCAATGAAAGAAGCGCGTAGCGCGCCGTCGATGGACGAAGGGAATACCACCGTTCGCCGCTTGTCGCCGATGCCATCGTTTCCACGACGTTCTCGTCTTCCGTACTCAAAGCCAGGCAGGGTTGACTCGCTTCTGTCGTCACGCCGATGGAAAAGCGCGTCGTTATTCCCTGGGGAGAGACGATTTTCACCAGCCCGTATTGGTTTTCCAAAAACGTCCAGGCGAGCGGTTCGCCGGAATCGGTCGTAGCATACCATTCATCGGGATTTTTTGCGTTGCATAAGCGGACTTGTACTGGAACTTGATCGGGAAGGGCGGCGGCGTTAATTTTATAGACGCCCATAAACGGCGCGCGAAACATGTACCATTGCTCGCCGTTTTCCGGCGAGGTTTCGCCGCTTGCGCTCAATCCGTTGACCGCCAAGGGAATGATCGGCGCACTGGATACCGCCAGGGCGCTTTTGAGCTGGATGCCGTAAAGACCAGTCGCTTGCGCGTATCCGTTTACTTTCACAAAATAAAGACCGGCTTCTAAGTGCAGAGATATTTTGGAAAATCCGCCGTCGCCGCCGTCATCGTCGACGAGAAGGCCTGGTTCCATGCGATTCGGACCGTACAAAGTTATGATGGAATCCACGGGAGAATCTCCGGCGAGCGATGTTTCCAAGGAATAATCGCCATCGGCGGGTATTTGCGCCGAATACCAATCCGCATTTTCCGGCGGCCAAATTCTGCCGAATTGAGGCGGTCCATCCAAGACCAAAGGAAGGTCTTCGCCTTCATTCAGCGCGAATACGTCAAGCTCCTTGGAAAAGACGCTTCCATTTGAAGATATCGCGGACGCCGCGATTCGATGAGGCCCGTTCGCCGTGGTTGCGGTATTCCAATTCAAGCTGACGTTCACTTCTGTCTCGGGAGGATCGATCGTCATGACTCCTTCCACGCCGCCGGTTGTCAAGTCATCCACGATTTCGCCGTCCACACGAAACTCGATGCGGGAAATTCCCCGATGATCGATAGCGTATACGCTGATGGGAACGATGCCGGATAACAATTCGCCTGACGAAGGATTCATGACCGTCAAATTCACCGCTTCTTCGACGTTGCCTTGAGCACGAAGCCCGCTCACGCAGAGGGCGAATTCTTGATATTGCCCCAGGTTTACTTGTCCGCCGATATGAATCGCGTATTCTTGCGCATTCGGCGAAGAAATATAAACCTGTTCCACATTATCAACATGGTTCTCCGCTTTCTGCGCGGCGGAAAGGGTGGGACGCGATGGATTGAGCGTCCAAGGATAGAAGGTTCCCGCATCGCTCAGGATGGAGAGATTGAGATCATTGACGAGATTTATGACGTTGTTCAACGCATCGCCTGCCATGGCAACCGCCGCCGGGTCCGTCCAAACCAGGGTTGCCTTGATCGGTCCGGTTCCGATGTAAATCATGGGATATTCCACCGCCGTATCCGTTAAGCGATTCCAAACGATCGAGTCTTCCCGGCCTCGATGGTTCGCGATGAAATCGGCGGCGGCGCGGGCGTCCAGCAATCCCCATCCAAAGCGATAATCGGGGCCAGGTTTGCTCCCCCCGTCGCGGGCGGTATGAATCAGAATCGCTTTCATGGTCGCGGGATTAGGATCCGCTCCGCCGAATTCCCGGCGAAATTGTTGAATCAAACAAGCGATGCTTCCGGTGACCACGGCGGCCGCCATGGAAGTGCCGGAGAGTTCCAAATAAGCGTTATCCGATTCCCTTCCCATCGACAACAGAGAAACGCCATTAGCAACCAGATCGGGTTTGATGCGGCCGTCGGCGGTGGGTCCCCAACTGGAAAAATCCGCCATGCTTTCATCGCCGACCAGAGGAGGTTCCTCCGTCAAGTCGCGAATTGCTCCGACGGTGATCGCGTTCTTGGCGTCCGCTCCCGCACATAAGTCGTTGTACTCGTCGCCTACGCGTTCGTTGCCAGCAGGACGAACAGCGATCAAATTGCGATCATAAATGATTTGATCCCACGCTTGCGTCAGATTTTCGTAAACGCCGTATAGCAACGCGCCGGGTGTTTCATCTCCGACGCTTCGGCTGAGCGAATGGGTGGATCGATAGGAATGATTTGAAACAGAAACGCGGTGAGCGTTGGCATCGATTTCGGCAAGGTCGTTCATAAAGTCCCAGCATAAAAGCGTCGCATTCGGAGCCATGCCTCGCGCCTGCGGATTCTTTATCCCGTTGCCGCCGATGATTCCCGCCACATGGCTGGCATGATTGCTATAGATGGCGATCTCGCCATCCTGTTGCGTTGCTCGGCCAATGATTTGTTCGTGCGTGACGCGGACGGGACCCGCGTCCCAAACGCCCACGGTGACGCCGGAACCGTCCAGGTCGTATCCCGAAATCCCGCCCGGTTGGATCTCGTCCACATTGGATGCGTCCTGGGCGTTGATATTAAGGGGTTGAGGAGGCGGATCGATAGGGGCGATCTGGTACACTCCATCTTCGTCCGCGAGCGCGTCGAGTTGTAGCGATGGAATGGATACGGCGTTGATAGTTTGTCGAAAGTCGAAATTCACGCGAGTCGCTTCCAACGCAGCGCCATGGGCAAGCAAAGCCGCGTGCGCCTCTTGAAAAGATACATCTTGAAAAAAGATCGCTTTGACTGTTTCGAGCGTCTTATTCGACGGTGGATTTTCTCGCAGTTTGTTGACCTTGCGACGCAGCGAAAATTCCAGTTTCGCGGCGCTGGGAATAGCGATCAGTCCGGCAACTTGAGAGGCTTCCCCTAGGCGGTTTAGAACATCGATGCGGCCCGCGACGAAATAGCGGCTTTCAGGAAGGTAATGCAGAAATCGGACGTCTATTTTCTCTCGATCCTTGGGCGTAAGCGGTCGCTTGAACTGTACGATGGCATGGCGCGTGGCGGATTGCGCCGTCGCTTTCGCGAGGAAGGGATGATATTGCGAGCGGGCGGCGATGTTGATGGCGACGCCGTTTAGCGTCAATGAATTCGCTTTCGCGATCGCGTTCGGAACCTCCAGGAACAGATTCGTAACAAGGAATAACGCAAAGAGGAAACTAGATAAAAAAGCGCGGCTCAACATGATCTCCCTCCAATTGTCAAGGATTTCCCGCAATAAAAGAGGGGATAATCAATTTCAAGTCCAGGATGCGCCAACTGACCGGTATTGGAAATATCGTCGTTTGTTTCATTCTTACAAAATTCATTCGGGATAAACAGTGGAAAACAAATAAAAAATGTGTTCCTTCAATTTTTTTCCCGCAACGATAATGACGGTCGAAAAGTGAACATGGGAGCGGCTGGATATGTCCGAGGAAAAGCGGGTGGGGATTGACGAAACCTCGCGGGCAAAAGGGTCTTTACTTCGGCGACGAAGCCGCCG
The sequence above is drawn from the Candidatus Omnitrophota bacterium genome and encodes:
- a CDS encoding S8 family serine peptidase — its product is MLSRAFLSSFLFALFLVTNLFLEVPNAIAKANSLTLNGVAINIAARSQYHPFLAKATAQSATRHAIVQFKRPLTPKDREKIDVRFLHYLPESRYFVAGRIDVLNRLGEASQVAGLIAIPSAAKLEFSLRRKVNKLRENPPSNKTLETVKAIFFQDVSFQEAHAALLAHGAALEATRVNFDFRQTINAVSIPSLQLDALADEDGVYQIAPIDPPPQPLNINAQDASNVDEIQPGGISGYDLDGSGVTVGVWDAGPVRVTHEQIIGRATQQDGEIAIYSNHASHVAGIIGGNGIKNPQARGMAPNATLLCWDFMNDLAEIDANAHRVSVSNHSYRSTHSLSRSVGDETPGALLYGVYENLTQAWDQIIYDRNLIAVRPAGNERVGDEYNDLCAGADAKNAITVGAIRDLTEEPPLVGDESMADFSSWGPTADGRIKPDLVANGVSLLSMGRESDNAYLELSGTSMAAAVVTGSIACLIQQFRREFGGADPNPATMKAILIHTARDGGSKPGPDYRFGWGLLDARAAADFIANHRGREDSIVWNRLTDTAVEYPMIYIGTGPIKATLVWTDPAAVAMAGDALNNVINLVNDLNLSILSDAGTFYPWTLNPSRPTLSAAQKAENHVDNVEQVYISSPNAQEYAIHIGGQVNLGQYQEFALCVSGLRAQGNVEEAVNLTVMNPSSGELLSGIVPISVYAIDHRGISRIEFRVDGEIVDDLTTGGVEGVMTIDPPETEVNVSLNWNTATTANGPHRIAASAISSNGSVFSKELDVFALNEGEDLPLVLDGPPQFGRIWPPENADWYSAQIPADGDYSLETSLAGDSPVDSIITLYGPNRMEPGLLVDDDGGDGGFSKISLHLEAGLYFVKVNGYAQATGLYGIQLKSALAVSSAPIIPLAVNGLSASGETSPENGEQWYMFRAPFMGVYKINAAALPDQVPVQVRLCNAKNPDEWYATTDSGEPLAWTFLENQYGLVKIVSPQGITTRFSIGVTTEASQPCLALSTEDENVVETMASATSGERWYSLRPSTARYALLSLNGLSQELNAGPEITLCGPDDPNQEIMRVSPRLYPPMASRILFYANGEQTYYAKVCPAGWKGSYALNLQYGREMNELFSWERAISPENPQPGDSLHITLTSGADIEPSISLMELAEYPLGNWEPENISDDGVYDPDTHTIRWTSIAQGVKHVSYEMKPRENAENLLIGFRGLSSYKSQQTKIMRMAASGLSEVLPGASSLPDVKPVGVFNHQQDIGFPMLPGYAFYDEQKRQYVVMGGGAGYSYDYYFLYKEVSGDFRLQAKIRMQDMSEGVDPYAIAALMVLDSLEADSDAHRIPFFMSWLYKNGQVVGDYKSSPDATISSRSSSPYNIQQGITLEIVRQGNQLSMYYIDPNTQERTFWIGGAIAFTDPVYVGFGTSPSSPDSYVAGYFSDVILETNEVPNSSVENWLEK